A genomic segment from Bacteroidia bacterium encodes:
- a CDS encoding peptidylprolyl isomerase yields MKATIKTEKGDMVVSFFEKETPVTVKNFTDLAKKGFYNGLTFHRVIPGFVLQGGCPDGTGAGGPGYSIPCETHAKMQFHEKGVLSMAHRGKNTGGSQFFIVIDRRTTSHLDGVHTCFGKVTEGLEVIDKISQGDKILEVSVTD; encoded by the coding sequence ATGAAAGCAACAATTAAAACAGAGAAGGGCGACATGGTGGTATCTTTTTTCGAAAAGGAAACGCCGGTCACCGTAAAGAATTTCACAGATCTGGCGAAAAAAGGTTTTTATAACGGACTCACTTTTCACCGGGTTATACCCGGCTTTGTGCTGCAGGGCGGTTGTCCGGACGGCACAGGGGCGGGCGGTCCCGGTTACTCTATCCCCTGTGAAACGCATGCAAAGATGCAGTTCCATGAAAAGGGTGTGCTCTCTATGGCTCATCGCGGCAAGAATACAGGAGGATCACAATTTTTCATTGTGATTGACCGGCGGACTACTTCACACCTCGACGGCGTGCATACCTGTTTCGGGAAGGTAACAGAAGGACTGGAAGTGATTGATAAGATCAGTCAGGGCGACAAGATCCTCGAAGTATCAGTGACGGACTGA